The following nucleotide sequence is from Pagrus major chromosome 16, Pma_NU_1.0.
tttgcagcTTGATGACAGACTGGGGCAGATCACCATCAGGAACCCAAAGGCACCACCTGATGATCCAATGAAAGTGTTCACGTTTGATTCTGTGTACGGCTGGGATTCAAAGCAGAGCGACATTTATGATGATGCAGTCAGACCTCTGGTGGAGTCTGTGCTCCATGGCTTCAACGGGACCATATTCGCCTATGGCCAGACCGGGACAGGTAAAACACACACCATGCAAGGGGTTTCAAACGACCCAGACATGAGGGGGGTCATACCGAATTCGTTTcagcacatttttacacaaatatcCAGAACTCAGAACCAGAAGTACCTGGTGAGGTCATCGTACCTTGAGATCTACCAGGAGGAGATCAGAGATCTGCTGTGCAAAGACAACAACAGGAAACTGGAGCTGAAAGAGAACCCTGACTGTGGTATTTATGTGAAAGACCTGTCTTCAGTGGTCACAAAGAACGCCACTGAGATCGAACATGTGATGAACATAGGCAACCAGTCCAGGTCTGTGGGGTTCACCAACATGAACGAACGCAGCTCTCGCTCTCATGCCATCTTTGTCATAACAGTGGAGTGCAGCGAAGTGGGGCCAGATGGCGAGGACCACATCCGGGTTGGGAAGCTCAACATGGTCGACTTGGCTGGCAGCGAGCGCCAGAGCAAGACAGGTGCGAAAGGTAGGCGACTGAAGGAGGCAGCCAAGATCAACCTGTCCCTCTCAGCGCTGGGGAATGTCATCTCAGCTCTGGTGGATGGGAAAAGCACCCACATCCCGTACAGGGACTCCAAACTCACCCGCCTGCTCCAGGACTCTCTGGGTGGCAACGCCAAGACAGTCATGATAGCAACCGTGGGGCCATCGCACAAGCACTTTGACGAATCCCTGGCCACGCTGAGGTACGCCAGCAGGGCCAAGAACATCAAGAACAAACCTCGGATTAACGAGGACCCCAAAGATGCCCTGCTGAGGGAGTTCCAGGAGGAGATCGCACGCTTGAAGGCGCAGCTAGATGAGCGAGGGATGCTCgcaaaggagaggaggaggagaaggagtagCAAAAGACTGAGTAAAAGTATGGtcgggatggaggaggagatgctCAGAGAGAGGGATGCGGATCTGTGGAAGGCTCtcgaggaggaacaggaggtgAAACATCACATGAAAGAGGGAAGTGACATCCCCAAGGTTCTGACCTGCCAGGGAAGCCATGGGAAGTTAAAGCATGTGAACGAAAACAGAAAAAGCTTGATCGAGGACATGCAGTGGGACCAGGACGCTCTGGAGAAGATCATCGAGAAGTATAAGGTACTTGTGAAGAGCGTGGGCCTTGTTATGATACAGTACATGAGACACAAAAGAAATGTGCGTGaataattaattgtttgtctttgttcgCAGGCGATGGAGAGCAAACTGTTAGTTGGAGGAAAGACTATAATTGATCACACCAATGAGCAGCAGAAAATGCTGGAGCTGAAGAGGCAAGAAATTGCAGAACAGGTGTGTATAAAGATTAACACTTGATAACTCTGTCTGAACTTACACATGTTTTAACAAGCACTTTTTCTATCAATCTTTAATGGAGCTTAATGTGTCGTCTTGCTTTTCAGAtaagacgagagagagagatccagCAGCAGATGATGTTGCAGGATGAGGAGACTTTGGAAATGAGGGAGACGTTTTCCTCcctgcagcaggaggtggaaCTAAAGACAAAGAAGCTAAAGAGGGTAAGATGACTCACGCTGACGTGTCCTGTTATGCCGTTATCGCGAAAGCCCTTCATCATAATTTAATCAGTCAATCTTGGAGTCAATAATCTTTTTTTCAAGAGAGATGTCACTCGGGGAGGCTTCTCTGGACAGAACACGTCCTGGTGTTTACGCATGATTCAGTTTCTCATTGCTGGTCACAGAGAAGATCTTTCTTTTGCTCAAATTAGGCAAAGTAATGTATTTTCCTCGTCCATGACAGCTTTGTGACACCAGTTATTGATATGTTCCTGTTCTGTACAGCTGTATGCCAAACTCCAGCTGGTGAAGGCCGAGATGAGAGATGTGATTGGTGAACACGTCACAACCAGACAGGAGCTGGAACAGACTCAGACCGAACTCACCAGAGAACTCAAGTACAAGTGAGTAGCCGCGTTAGTGGATGTGCACATATACATCTCTGTTCGCAGTGtcatttttgtcttgttttctcatCATGATGTGTGGCTTTCTGTTGGATTTCCATAATTTCCATtaatacaaagacaaaaaagcattataaaacattattttagcATGGCAAGGTTGCTCAATGGCTGTGATCATAAAGAGTAATTTGATGACAAAATGGTTACAGATTTCAACCACAGACCGTCTTGTGATGTGATCACACCAGCCGCAGTTCCAAATTGGTGTGAATAGCGCAATGAAACACAAGAAATGAGAGAAGTTGGTACTGACACACTGtatgaagtgtttgtgtttcactgcaTTTTTATTGGTTAGGTTTATAAAGCTTTTATTGGACGGAAGACATTTCACAAATATGTACCATGATCTgcaaatatttctttatttgtgttgtgtaaAGTCACATCTGGGAAAATATGCAGCCATTTGCAAATAAGCATAACTAACtctgaaaatacatattttattttaatccaaacatGATACAGGTTTCACTAATGTAAATAGTTCCACTACAAAAATACGTGTAAAGTCATATTCATTCAGATCCATTTTTACATGTGGAATGtcctattttttttaacataatagTTTCTTCCTATTGCTGCTTTTTGGTCTCTAATTTCAATGTCTGGATGGGAGTGAATCTGGTATAAAGTGATGCGTGACTTAAAACAAATTTGGAGCAGGACCGTAAATTGGGGTGCCAGTGGCCCCTTCCCTACTTCCTACCCCCGCTTCGGGCAGCCTTGCTCGGACCACGCCCATCTTCGAATTCAGCGTTCTTTTTGTCATcgaaaaagtaaagtaaagcaCTCAAAACCACTTCTGTGGTAGTTCTCGCTACGATAGGTCAGGACCACATtctgccatgatgacacacacacagactcacaaggtgaaagcCTTGCTGTCGTGGCTGTACCTGAGTGTTCTCACATTATCATactgttgtaaaatgtttactACAAATAATTTCTGTTCAGCACTTTTTTCTCTATTGTGAAATGTGTTAAATCCTTCAAATCAAAATCTAAAACTTCAAGGATACAGTGCACAGGGAGTTAACATTATGCTACATTGTCATAATAAAAAGGAGCAAACAACACACTTCACAAAGCCTTTGACTTTACCTCCTGTATATCTTAATATTGTTATGATCAAGAGACAAATGAATGGTGTTTGAAAGCATTATGTTCTTGATTAGATGTTTTTCCTGTTCAATCAGGATATCAGGGAGGATCAGTCAGGATATAAACTGTAACTAGGCAGGGAAACAAAGGCTTATTGCTGCTTGGTGAGCAGTTTATTTATGGGATCATTGGATGACTTTTATTCGTGCATATTGGTACATTACGACGAAAGCGGTAATAATGCAACATTTCCAGGCATAAAGAGTTTGTTCATATAAATGGAAGGaaatatttattcacattttgttctgaaACAGTCGTGTATTGTACTCTGGAGAGAAGTTAATATGTACACTTGCatgtatttcacatttcagataTCTCTTGATTGAGAACTTTATACCTCCTGAGGAAAAGAACAAGATCATGAACCGGCTGCACTTTGACAGTGAGGAGGATCAATGGAGACTCCAGCCGGTCCTTCCAGAGAGGTCAGTGGATTCATTTCACATTACTTACACATAATCTACTATGACTGGTAAACAGTAGAGAAAGTACAATCCTCCAAAACAAATTGTCAACCCACTGGGTGAAATGCACCACTGACGCAACAGAATGAATAGACCACAGTGCAGTGCTGCTGTAAGGTACAGTGTATTGTTAAGTAACTCCCTTTCACTCTTATTCTAGTTCTTTTGGACCCTGTATATTACACATGAATGCACCTGCACATTCAGCACTGTCTCTACAGGCTGCCAGTGGGAAATGAAGGAAATCACTTTAGTATAAATAGATTAGGCAGGGTGAGACCACATTAGCACACCACTGTAGTCGCTCTCACCCACTGATCTCATTCAGCCAAAAAACCTGTCACCTCTGGCATACATCCCTTTGCTGGcaccacatgtccgtaactTAGCTGTGTTCGGCCTCAAATGTTTGAAAAGAAGATAGTTGGCTAGCTATACTGAGGAAGCTGAgctaagaaaacacaaatagcTACGGCACAAGTGAGAGAGATACACAGCGCTCTGCAGAAAAGAAACTCAGCTGCCACCAATGCAACTGAGCATCTTGGGTTTGCCCTAGCTGGgcaggtttaataagaaaacaataaatgggacatggagacgtaatgtGCATTGAACAGAAACAAActtcttctcattttctctcccacacgTCACAAATGCCAATAACTCATGCCTCAT
It contains:
- the LOC141010252 gene encoding kinesin-like protein KIF3B; this encodes MSKIKHCEAVRVVVRCRPFSRREEMGDNENILQLDDRLGQITIRNPKAPPDDPMKVFTFDSVYGWDSKQSDIYDDAVRPLVESVLHGFNGTIFAYGQTGTGKTHTMQGVSNDPDMRGVIPNSFQHIFTQISRTQNQKYLVRSSYLEIYQEEIRDLLCKDNNRKLELKENPDCGIYVKDLSSVVTKNATEIEHVMNIGNQSRSVGFTNMNERSSRSHAIFVITVECSEVGPDGEDHIRVGKLNMVDLAGSERQSKTGAKGRRLKEAAKINLSLSALGNVISALVDGKSTHIPYRDSKLTRLLQDSLGGNAKTVMIATVGPSHKHFDESLATLRYASRAKNIKNKPRINEDPKDALLREFQEEIARLKAQLDERGMLAKERRRRRSSKRLSKSMVGMEEEMLRERDADLWKALEEEQEVKHHMKEGSDIPKVLTCQGSHGKLKHVNENRKSLIEDMQWDQDALEKIIEKYKAMESKLLVGGKTIIDHTNEQQKMLELKRQEIAEQIRREREIQQQMMLQDEETLEMRETFSSLQQEVELKTKKLKRLLICSCSVQLYAKLQLVKAEMRDVIGEHVTTRQELEQTQTELTRELKYKYLLIENFIPPEEKNKIMNRLHFDSEEDQWRLQPVLPESAPTQVKRRPLSAVGYKRPISQYAQMAAATAAGAPCRYQAENVMLLELDMSPPTMFTLNLNGSHMERAFSPRLMRDLLRGRTGRMSEGPTASPLSSMVANASNISPASELGVYNGKPSLQTFGLSILPNPEKELLAKEVSSTTSGIRHIILIIHHPGVRISEFLSSETKTVLRFLPSSG